A single region of the Pseudobdellovibrionaceae bacterium genome encodes:
- a CDS encoding DUF366 family protein, with product MQKKYCKKSSIYDGAQLRHLFGYLEHQLLGDSIISWRGACNIPQENIIDGEDLQNNSIIASKEMLHFIVEKFNSTIFSAVALQRLFVTLIKEDMQDRGIFLKRKGDDLYFITKDNLEKKFNISIATQSTTSSMIHLAVNITQEGTPVPTISLKDFNICSDQDIKALSEKWMDLFTQEVISITKATEKVFTV from the coding sequence ATGCAAAAAAAATACTGTAAAAAATCTAGTATATACGATGGTGCACAATTAAGGCATTTATTTGGCTATTTAGAACATCAACTTTTAGGAGACTCCATTATCTCTTGGAGGGGTGCTTGTAATATCCCTCAAGAAAACATTATAGACGGTGAGGACTTACAAAATAACTCCATAATAGCTTCTAAAGAAATGTTACATTTTATTGTAGAAAAATTTAATAGTACTATATTTTCTGCAGTGGCTTTACAAAGACTATTTGTCACTTTAATTAAAGAAGATATGCAAGATCGTGGTATATTTTTAAAACGAAAGGGAGACGATCTTTACTTTATAACTAAAGACAACTTAGAAAAAAAGTTTAATATAAGTATTGCTACACAATCTACAACATCTTCTATGATTCATTTAGCAGTAAATATTACCCAAGAAGGCACCCCTGTACCCACTATTTCTTTAAAAGATTTTAATATATGTTCTGACCAAGATATTAAGGCTCTTTCTGAAAAATGGATGGACTTATTTACTCAAGAGGTTATCTCTATAACCAAAGCCACTGAAAAGGTTTTTACTGTTTAA
- the recQ gene encoding DNA helicase RecQ — protein MEKKKQQILKEVFGFDSFRPLQESVVDSILNKKDILMILPTGGGKSLCYQLPALLMDGIVVVISPLLALMQDQVMALKAKGIKAAMISSLQDYKEIQTIEKQLKNQEIKLLFIAPERLQNLTFVHFLFQLKIAFFAVDEAHCVSEWGHEFRSDYRQLGLIKERFPDVSIAAFTATATKPVEKDIINQLQFKDKLVTRGPVYRDNLFINVIKRQKNGYDQLLPFLKNHANEQGIIYTFSRKNTEKLADFLQEKGLKAKAYHAGLSAKERTKVFKQFVIDDIDIIVATIAFGMGIDKSNVRFVVHMSMPKTLEGYYQEIGRAGRDGLNSEALLLYSTADLVLLGKFTAEIEDETYKQVAYKKLNIIKQYSYQESCRHKALSQYFGDEMQDCKIQCDNCLNPDNKRTDISVLSQMFLSAIYRVNQNFGQLHIIDILTGSKNQKVLNNNHDKLSVYNIGSETNKTKWRIIADRLLELEAFYVGVEFNTLQLNKLSMKIMKGEVKVDIRSSHFEGIKVITKKEKITSKTLDYTVDEKIYDELRTLRKSFADKIGMPAYIIFDNKALMEMAHFLPDTEEKFLKIKGVGKVKYEKYGKAFLDLLTNLK, from the coding sequence ATGGAAAAAAAGAAACAACAAATTTTAAAAGAAGTTTTTGGCTTTGACTCATTTAGGCCTTTGCAAGAGTCTGTGGTGGACTCTATTTTAAATAAAAAAGATATTTTAATGATTTTACCCACTGGAGGAGGTAAATCATTGTGTTATCAACTACCCGCTTTGTTAATGGATGGTATTGTAGTGGTTATTTCTCCCCTTTTGGCTTTAATGCAAGATCAAGTTATGGCTTTAAAAGCAAAAGGAATAAAAGCCGCTATGATTTCTTCTTTACAAGATTATAAAGAAATTCAAACTATTGAAAAACAGCTAAAAAATCAGGAAATTAAACTGCTATTTATTGCTCCCGAAAGGTTACAAAATTTAACTTTTGTGCACTTTTTATTTCAGTTAAAAATTGCTTTTTTTGCTGTTGATGAAGCTCATTGTGTAAGTGAATGGGGTCATGAATTTAGATCAGACTATCGACAGCTGGGGCTTATTAAAGAAAGGTTTCCAGATGTCAGTATTGCTGCTTTCACTGCCACAGCTACTAAACCTGTGGAAAAAGATATTATTAACCAATTACAATTTAAGGATAAATTAGTTACTCGTGGCCCTGTTTATCGAGATAACTTATTTATTAATGTTATAAAAAGACAAAAAAATGGTTACGATCAATTACTTCCTTTTTTAAAAAATCATGCTAATGAACAAGGAATTATTTATACTTTTTCTAGAAAAAACACAGAAAAACTAGCGGATTTTTTGCAAGAAAAAGGTTTAAAGGCAAAAGCCTATCATGCTGGATTAAGTGCAAAAGAACGAACAAAAGTTTTTAAACAATTTGTTATTGATGATATTGATATTATAGTGGCTACCATTGCTTTTGGAATGGGTATTGATAAAAGTAATGTTCGATTTGTTGTGCATATGTCTATGCCAAAAACTTTAGAGGGTTATTATCAAGAAATTGGAAGAGCTGGACGAGATGGATTAAATTCCGAAGCTTTGCTACTTTACTCCACTGCAGATTTAGTTTTATTAGGAAAATTTACTGCAGAAATTGAAGATGAAACTTATAAGCAAGTGGCTTATAAAAAATTAAATATAATAAAACAATATTCTTATCAAGAAAGTTGTAGGCACAAAGCTTTAAGTCAATACTTTGGTGACGAAATGCAAGATTGCAAAATTCAATGTGATAATTGTTTAAACCCTGACAATAAAAGAACAGATATTAGTGTTTTATCACAAATGTTTTTATCTGCTATTTACCGTGTAAATCAAAATTTTGGTCAATTACATATTATAGATATTTTAACAGGTTCTAAAAATCAAAAAGTTTTAAACAATAATCACGATAAATTATCGGTTTATAATATTGGCTCGGAAACTAATAAAACTAAATGGCGTATTATCGCAGATAGATTATTAGAGTTAGAAGCTTTTTATGTTGGTGTTGAATTTAACACTTTACAATTAAATAAATTATCCATGAAAATTATGAAAGGTGAAGTAAAAGTAGATATTCGTAGTTCTCATTTTGAAGGAATAAAAGTAATAACTAAAAAAGAAAAAATAACTTCTAAAACTTTAGATTACACAGTGGATGAAAAAATATACGATGAACTAAGAACTCTTAGAAAAAGCTTTGCCGACAAAATTGGAATGCCTGCTTACATTATTTTTGATAACAAAGCCTTAATGGAAATGGCTCACTTTTTACCAGACACAGAAGAAAAATTTTTAAAAATTAAAGGCGTAGGAAAAGTAAAATACGAAAAATATGGAAAAGCCTTTTTGGATTTATTAACTAACTTAAAGTAA
- the queC gene encoding 7-cyano-7-deazaguanine synthase QueC, with protein sequence MYDALILLSGGLDSSVNLYTACAEGKKVLALSFDYGQKAASNELKAAAKLCKLLSCKHKIHKLDFFKSWTKTSLINPKKDIPTNIKLNSKKETKNSAKQVWVPNRNGVFLNIAASFAESLDIPVVYAGFNKEEAETFLDNSKDYVKAVNKALSFSTLNKVKIKSYTQNLNKNQIYKKALNLNIPIAKLWSCYFNGKTPCKECESCQRFFKAHKFNS encoded by the coding sequence ATGTATGATGCTTTAATTTTACTTTCTGGAGGCTTAGATTCCTCTGTAAATTTATACACCGCTTGTGCAGAAGGAAAAAAGGTATTGGCTTTAAGTTTTGATTATGGCCAAAAAGCTGCCTCTAATGAATTAAAAGCCGCAGCTAAATTATGTAAATTACTTTCTTGTAAACACAAAATACATAAGTTAGATTTTTTTAAATCTTGGACAAAAACTTCCTTAATTAACCCTAAAAAAGATATTCCCACAAACATAAAATTAAATAGTAAAAAAGAAACTAAAAATTCTGCAAAACAAGTGTGGGTACCTAATCGTAACGGAGTATTTTTAAATATAGCCGCAAGCTTTGCAGAAAGTTTAGATATCCCCGTTGTGTATGCAGGTTTTAATAAAGAAGAAGCAGAAACTTTTTTAGATAATTCTAAAGACTATGTAAAGGCTGTTAATAAAGCTCTTAGTTTCTCTACTTTAAATAAAGTAAAAATAAAATCATACACACAAAATTTAAATAAAAACCAAATTTACAAAAAAGCATTAAACTTAAATATACCCATAGCTAAGCTATGGTCTTGTTATTTTAATGGAAAAACCCCTTGTAAAGAGTGCGAATCTTGCCAAAGGTTTTTTAAAGCTCATAAATTCAATTCTTGA